The sequence aagcctgttattatagaaattaatataaaattcatcatgactccgattgataaactgattttatcaatgtgcacagaaaccatttctgcatcttttaaagtcaagataatttttctgaatccgaattcagtgatttccaaaaatgcacatccctttgtcattttaggaaatttcacttcctttagttaagaagttcaacttctctttcattaaatttaactctttaaatttaactatctcaacggggtttagtaatccattacttgtgtgaccctcaatggttcagggatacagctagccgtgggctcacaactccttatgactcggaacaacaattttcgacttacccatcgaatcatggtaagagcgcctagcaacatcgccccattatTCCCTAGGTAtgactgatagtgcctgcaagaaccagtagattttggttagcgtacagtacggtcccttcatccatatatcccgatcgaatcaacaaccaatggtgcatcgagagtcgttcgagtttcgataactatgcaatgcatcttgaagatcaaatagtgacatcgcatgtgctactaggaaaccgagtaacctaaaacacatcatgtactctggccagagattcgtcacactaatatctcctcagatcgcataggatatccacactcgcaagtatatgatgaatctttgacaacaaagcatcgactcctatatgtgtcgtaactgtacccaatcccgacacctgatgaccccaatagagtcggtaaacgagtcaaagtacagtactagcatatagagtctcaatgatgtttcaagtagtaaggactaatggtgtacaaccaaaaccgcggacttatccactcaaataataataaccacttggaaagtccgaataggatagtttgatcattcatcatatgaatatccatttgcatgctttgaccatctccatgtccattaccaatgaaacgtggtacttggcatcacaaatgctagtctcaatctcgagtgattcttatccttattagcggacggctcaattgactaggaactgtttagaatatacagtgactataagatgtgtttcataatagtgatctctctttattcactatctcatcttacttacactatagtatattcaaggtttttatcaaaacaacaatagtatatctcaatataacaatatgaagaaagacaaagaaaatgccattaatgaatgtaaattatattaaacaaagattgtttatacatagagtcataaaaacccttagccacaagttgactAACCGGACATCCACTCTTTCAACATCAGTATTTTCCGATGTCACATTATCTATTGTACCAAAATAGTCGAAGATTAAAAGTTAGTATACcgaaaccaaaatttgaaaagtaTGCCACCCTtggttaaaattttatatatatctcctagctatatataaagaatctccCCCTTAGACATCATCTTTTCATTTACCAAAATTGCCCTTATGTGATATAAATATtacacttttatttttatttttatttttttttgaaatttcgatatttcaaattttcatatttctctcaactaaacattataaataaaataaactgatatataaattttaaatttatttttaaattattttataaatgaaaaaaataaatttaaatattatcgaaataataatatttatacataacatacaatattaaatatattatatgatttaatacacacgcaacgcgtgtgtgCGATTATGCAAGTATATATATTAAACGTTGATTAATTTATGTTAGCAGGTAATcaggtatatatattttatcatgtgtcgggtttttgaaaattaaaaaagaaaCTTTTAAGAAGGGTAAATTTGCAATAGTGTTTCTTCCTTAATACACCTATGAATTTAAATTtggaaaaatgatttttttttaatctattaAGCTTGTTCGTTTTTTGGTTTTGATATATTAGCTTTTCATAGCTTGGTTTTGGTACACcaacttttaattttcggtCATTTTGATCCAAGTGATTACATAACATGACAACTTAATTGACATGTCATCATTTTTTGATGTCATGTCAGTACGTCATTCGTTGGACTAAAATAGCTGAAGATTAAAATTTAGTGTGctaaaaccaaaatttaaaaagttaattgacaaaaaccaaaaaatggacaagttaatgaggaaaaaaaactatttttctttaaatttatattgttgGGAATCTATAATTATCTCTCTTATAAAAAGAAACATGACATTTAAATTGTTGTATAATTTAAATatcgattattattattattattattattattattattattatatgatAAACCTGATGAAATTAATCCATTTATCCCTTCATGTATATATACATCTTACATGTACGTACCACAAAGAGAGACCACTTAACGTTATGGCCTTTCTTTTGTTTTTCACCGACAACTTTATTAGAAAAGCATGCAACTTTTAAAAGATGTTTTGAGGTcctttttcttcaaataatgtcaaatattataatGTGCCTATTTTAGCatttattttaaacaattaaatattaaacagTAGTCATGTCTTTATGAAGATTACATATCCATAAGCCATTTGCATTCGTATAATTGTACTTTGTCATCTAATGATGGTGTGAACACATTTTTTTTCCGAAAAGTTTAGGCATATTATTTTAGGTTAAATATATATTGCGCGCTTGACTTTTCTTACTAATCATCGTTTTTGACCGTCAATAGAAAATTTAAGAAAGTTGGTTTGCATTGAATTCTCTCGTACGTTGATAGTGattcaaaatcaaaattaatatggtttcatttaaatttattttgggaTTATTTTTGGGAGGAAATATTATGTAAATGTTACGTATCATGATGTTAAATTGGGCGGTGTTGagtaatcttttttttttttttgctcatATATAATTCgttaatttttagaattgatCCGCAGTcgcaattttattttattttattttattttagtacaTTACGATGGTTGCACCATGAATTAATTTTGCTTATATTAACCTAATCACCGTAGTTTGCATTTTTCGATGAATGCCAAAAATTTAAACTCCTTTGAGAAATTGATTGCTTAAAACATAATtcatactaaattttttttaaaaaaatgaattgaattatgaaaaataattttctatTGCATAGATAATATAGAATGTTGGTTTAAGATGAGGGGATTAATAAGGATGAGGATTCTATGAAATATCGCTACTTGTGATGCGATTGCTATAGCTCAACTTGTCCACATCCACAATGGAGTCAAATACATATTGGAACTCCTTTAATTTGGAGCCACATCAAGTTTACACCCCTTTCATCTTTATACAGCTTTTACCCATTTTCAAATTATTCTACACATTAAAATTTACAGAATTAGTAAATCCTAATATCGAACATTTCTTGTGCAATGGATTATGCAATATGCTTGATTGTACGTATTTTGTTAAACATTAATGATGAGTGTAACCAGAGACGAAGTCAAGGAGGCGGTGTAGCCAGAGACGGAGCCAAAAGGGGTGGTGAATGCGATCGCCCCCCCTCAACTACTCCTAGTCTTTTCCAATTACCCCTATTTCTattaagaaatttttatttttttatttatttttagtaattttaCCATCGTTCTCACTTGTAATTTAGTAAATTCCTCCCACAGTCCTACTAATTTTTAAATacgggttttttttatttaatatatttttttgtaaaaaaaaactaCAAGTCCACTCGATCCACAtgcataattattaaataaatttttttactattaatatttattttaaaaaataacaatataTAGTAAAATTTCTCCTATAAAATTTCCTGGTTTGTCCCTGAGTTtaaccaataaaaataaaaagtaattgAGTTCAAAATgcattatgtatttaaattcgTAACTGATAAAAATTGCATGTCGATAAGTTTGTGCTGCACTACATGAAATTATCCCATTATTAGTGCGTAAAAAGTAAATACAGTGTCtttgtaattatttttattctttcagCTCGTTTTATAGTTATGGTCTCTTTGTAGGCATATTTAAAACTACAACAACAAAGAAAAAAACACTTGTTTAATTACATTCACAAAATGATATTTTAGAATTTGGATGTGTCATTATAATGGTAGGATTAAAAATTTATCGTTTTGTCAAAAATAATAGCTAGCTAGTTATGAATTAATTACAACactataattaatttaaatcatacaATATCTTGAACGTCATCACGTGCCGATAGTTATCGGAACAAACAGCTTCCAAAGACAGTGTTATGTCTCATGAAAACTACCATATACATACGTGTTAATAATAAATCGGATCAAATCCAAATATTAGAATATAGATCAGATTTTAGCATTTACCACTTGGACAATGGCCACTTCACATTTTGATAAATGCATGATGATGCACTTTTTTGTCCGCTTTTATCCATTTGTGTCAAAAAGTTATAAAGCTTTATGAAGTTACAAACAATGTCTCAAATAACTCGAGTTAATTATTTTAACAAAAGGGTTTAGATAAGAAACCCTAGATACTAGAATTCATTGTGCAAAAACTCCAAAAACCGTCAAACATGTTGGTCTAGATAATATCTTGGTTCTGATCTAGTTAGTCGAAATTTAGTTTTAAGTTTGAtaaattgatattttttatatttattctgATTTTCTCATAAGAACCGATATGATGTTGGACATCACAgatcaattttatgagataaaTCTCCGATATGTGACCTGATAGatgacaaaatattatttttcacttcAATTAAGGGTACTATGATTAACCCGTCTCgcaaatataaaatattgatCACTTTACCAAAAATCTACCCTGCTAACATAACCTACTGAAATGAAAAATTCATAATAGAATCGGACAAATATGCAATCATATTTTTACACTAAATCTAATTTTTGACAAAACGAAAAACCAAAGTTTAGGTATAGATCAATTCATACTTCCAATTTTAGGATTTTTCTGCTTTTAGAATCTACAATTCTCGATTTTACGAGTACTTAATTAAAGACACTATATATAAACCATTATGTTGTTTACGAgaacttattatttttaaaatggaTTTTAACAATCAAATATAAGTTTGTATACAATTAAGTAAGTATCACGTGAGATCGATGATCTTAAGTATTAGTATATATATGCGAGAGACAGATCGACTAGACTCATAtttacaatgaaaaatattatttttcacataaaaattaaagtaaaatattttcatgattcgattcaaataaaatatctgTTTCACACAAAATTGattgtgagaccgtctcatagacTATAGAATTTTttgtgtttaaaatttttttaactaTAGATCGCTAAAGAGATCGATTATACGATAACGATATGTGTAGGCAAAGTGGTGATTGGGAGAGCAAAATTAAAGGGACGTTTCGTTCAGATAGTGTGTCTTATAATAAGCATCTTTCTTTTGGAATATTACCAAAAAATCAAACTAGCTTTTTAATTATATGATGATCAGTGACGTAATTTTGCATCCCTCAAATATATTCTTTTGCACATgtcaagaaaaataattttaattgtgTTGTAATTAACATATGTGAGATCTTAATTAATTTTGACGGTAAATAAAGTATTTTGACAGAGGAACACACAAAATTTGACAAAGGGGgacaaatttaattttcaattggtttaattaaaacaacgagtgaaaatgaaaattaagGCATTAGATGGAAAATACGGACTctactttttatttttctgtttctaaaaaaatcGTAATAAATATTGTAGCAACCGTACGTAATTTGAATACAATTTTTCTAAagagaaaatatttatgtaaaatcAATGTATttttacatatttttattttgttttttatataattaGATTAAAAtcgtttattatatttttttttcaaaaaatttattgttttcatgaaaaaaaaattcagttgtTTTATGATTCAAGTGCGTCTGTTGATGAGAGtagatttgtaaaaaaaaaaaaaatggaaaaagaAAAACCCACACTCACACTCACATATTGGTGGTACTGTTTCTAAAGGTTTCACACTTAATAAATCGTATATACTAAAATAGTATAGAAGAGTATGTATTTagcaaaaatatttatattaaaaaaaaaatcgaactcGAATTCAAAGATGAGTTTGTTACTTATTGCTAGTTGAAATTTTGTTTCGAGCTCGAATTCAATCTTTTTTTATGCTACTTTATTCTCGAGTATATAATTCATCATTATTAACATGTTGATCataaatgcatgaaaaatacttgtaattaatACTTAGGAGTTAAGTTGGTAATTATAAAAATGTACACGGGGCTCACACGGGAATTAAAAAGAAAGCGAAGCTTGTGGTACACAAAAGACGCTGGGTTGGGTTGAGATTCTTGATTAATATCAATCATAAAAAGATTTGTCACACCATTATTTCTGCCAACTCCCAAAAGCAAAATGTACGTAGTTTAGAATTTCGGGGGGGTGCATAGTAGTGTGGAGTGAATAGGCCACTGAAGGGGACCTTTTtctactattattattattacgaGAAAATTCATCGagagtttttttttcaatagATAAATTTTCGAATTAATGTAATAATCAATTAAAATCACGTAGTCAAATAATGTCGACCTTTTTTAATCAATATTTAAGGTATTATTTTGTTCGTGTGATGTGACAATAAatcgtgaataaaataaattagcagtgtgatatatgtatatacaataaattgaaagatAAGAAAAACATAAGGTTAAAATATTTATCTTAGAACTTGAACCAAACTCTAGATGAAAAAACGACGTGGAAGCCACAAATTCCTTTATCTTTTACCAGGTAGGTTAAGGTTATGATGCCTTATTTTTGCGCCAAAGTACCGCTTTAGATTGACTTTAAATTCTTTGTGACCACTTACCAGGTTATGCAAGTGTGGAAGTAAAATGAAGCAAAGGTTAACTTATAGGCTAATCATCTACTTTAATTGATCTGTTCCAAATACTATTTGGTcttcaaatataatttttataaattaaagaaACGCACCCATGAATTTACAATTACTTAATTATAAGGATTAACATTTATTTacatatatcaaataaaatgaaccataatttaaaatataatatttgaacAATGTCTACTTTGAGATCGAATGTTTGCCGTTTTACTAATAGTTATATAGAATGAATCTAAAAATCCACTTGAATTCAAGTGAGTAATTTGAAATCATATGTTTGAAATTCATCATTTCGAATCTATCGATCCAAATAATCCAGTTTAAGTGAAAATTATACAATATTTATTATTAGGCCATCATTAAATACTAATTTACTTTGAGAATGAGAGCGAGCTATATCTATTACGTCTCACGTCAATCGCACAAAAAAAATCGTGTGTAACTTTCAAAATGTCCCGAGGATTTTCATTTATAAACTagtactattttttttttgaaacatgaATTTTCACAAACCCAAAAAAATAACAGTATCGGCAAACAAATTTCATACAAGTGCCCTCTAATCAAATAATTTGCCAATAATTAAAACGAGATCTTACGTTTCGTCTCAATTAAGGCCATGCTGAATTCTTAAACTCAATAAGCCCAGCCCAATTGACAAATCCCTGAATTAGGCCCATTGGTCCCAATCCCTATCTGAACTATTCAGAATCTGCCAAAACAGAGAGAGGAGACAAGAAAACCGAAACTGCTTGGAAATTTTCACGCTCCATGCACAAAGCAAGCAAAGTCAATATCCACGGTTCCGATCCGATTCCCTAATCCCCCCCCACGTGTCCATGCAAACGCCACGTACCCTCCAACCTGCTCTGCTTTCGCTTCTAAAAATCCCCCCCACCAAACCGAGAAGCAGCAGCAAACAAGAAAAATGTTCAAGAAAAGCGTATGTGTTCTGCTTCTTCTTCTTGCGGTTTCGACGCTATTTTCAGCTATCTGTGCTGCGGATGCGAATGCAGTTAGAAGAGGTTCGAATGGCGGCGGCGGTGGCGGCGGGTGGGGTTCGGGGACTCTGGTGAAGAGGAAGGAGAGGAGATTGCTGGTTTCGACGGAGTATGGAGAGATATCGGACGTGAGGATTAGGGATGATGTCAATGGAGGATCGTATCTTCTTCAGTTCTTCACTTTGGAGCCCGATTCCCTCTTCTTGCCTGTCATTCTGCATGCAGATATGGTTTTCTATGTCCACTCAGGTACTTTCTTCATTTCTTTGAGATTATGCATCCATTTGTGAACAATATAGCTATTTTCTAACATCTTGGAGCTAGAAAGATTTTTCATGTTTCATTCCCCACAAAATGTTCGAGATCTCTAGGTtcgttttcgattttttttcttgatGTTTGTGTACCTTGTGTCAGCGATACAAGGTGTACTCAGACTGTTGAGGGATTATTTCATACACGTTATCATGATAAAtccaagggtgatatatgcgaGATCCATTAAAAAGCCATGGACCCTATatttattgataaatatcaACCGTTAATCATTAAATGCATGTCAAAGACAGTGTAGGTACAGATAGGATCTCTTTACCGACTTTGAGACTTggacttcaaaaaaaaaaaaattcctttccAAATGTTTATGATTGATGTATATATGTTGATCTTTTGTCAAAATCCACCATCGCATTCCGCCGTTTTAACTGGTTATTTGAATTAAGGGCGCGGCAAGTTGAGCTGGACGGAGGAAGAGGATCTCAAACGTACCCATATAAAGCAAGGAGATGTCTACAGACTAGAACAAGGATCCGTCTTCTTCGTGCATAGCAGCAACGAAACTGGTGATCAGGCCGAGCCACAAAAGCTTAGGATTCATGCCATTTTCGCTAATTCGGATGAGGACCTGCGCGTAAGATCATGCTTGGCATGCTATATTTTCAATGAAAATCATTCATGTATACTTTTAACTCATGTAACTAATTTCACAGGAACCAGCGACTGGACCATATTCTAGTATCCGAGACGTGATTCTTGGATTCGAGAAGAGAGTTTTACAGGCTACTTTCCAGGTAGCTTGAAACTTGAATTCTTATCCCCACGGATCCAAGAATTTCATTCAGATCATATAGGCctgatatattatattatatgtaaaatgtaCATGATTTGAAGGTTTCAGATGAAGTGATTGAAGAGCTAACTAGTGGAACAATGCCACCAGCTATTGTACCTGGCATTACGCGATCCGAATCGGAGAAAACCTCGTGGGAGATAGAGGATCGATACATAACAAGCCTACTTTCTGGCAGAAGTTTCGACATATTCGAATcgaacaagaagaagaaaaagaaagagagGGCGAAGTTGTTCAATCTCTTGGAAGAGGAGAAAGATTTCGAGAATTGCAACGGCTGGAGCACAACTGTAACAAAGAAGAAGTTGTCTGCACTCAAAGGTTCCAACTTCGGTTTATTCATGGTGAACCTGTCGGAAGTAAGTCGCCTAATTACCATAGAACTATATACTAATACAACTGAGATATCATGAACACAATTGTTGGG comes from Henckelia pumila isolate YLH828 chromosome 4, ASM3356847v2, whole genome shotgun sequence and encodes:
- the LOC140860806 gene encoding vicilin-like seed storage protein At4g36700, whose protein sequence is MFKKSVCVLLLLLAVSTLFSAICAADANAVRRGSNGGGGGGGWGSGTLVKRKERRLLVSTEYGEISDVRIRDDVNGGSYLLQFFTLEPDSLFLPVILHADMVFYVHSGRGKLSWTEEEDLKRTHIKQGDVYRLEQGSVFFVHSSNETGDQAEPQKLRIHAIFANSDEDLREPATGPYSSIRDVILGFEKRVLQATFQVSDEVIEELTSGTMPPAIVPGITRSESEKTSWEIEDRYITSLLSGRSFDIFESNKKKKKKERAKLFNLLEEEKDFENCNGWSTTVTKKKLSALKGSNFGLFMVNLSEGSMMSPHWNPMATEITIALHGQGMIRVVCSSLNDDAECQNMRFKVEEGDVFSVPRFHSVAQMAFNNSTFVLVGFSTSTKKNHPQFLAGKASILRVLDRDVLAASFNSTKETIDQFVASENDSVILKCTSCAEEEYWKMGEGGEREREQEQEEEQEEEEERQREKREQEEEREREREREREEGGDEEGPGEGGGETPLGPEEHGSGGGGETRSGPENQEGKRILRIRLTRG